In a genomic window of Paraburkholderia phenazinium:
- a CDS encoding extracellular solute-binding protein, whose amino-acid sequence MVAGFRLVSHVRRAAGFVCALTLLGGACSAQAAPLYPGEDALYEKAADEGLVVSFDTGPEWANWKSLFAEFRKRYPKVEITYNDIGSAATVVALDKARRRPQADTAYYFAASALDAVNKDVVAPFKPLNFDRLPPVFRDPDGRWFTVHSLNIALLVNRKLVKDVPTGWADLLKPEYRNSVVYLDPRSTGQGQVDVFAAAYAFGGSVDNPKPGADFFGKLREAGNVMRVEGTTPYAKFLKGEIPILIGYENDGLKAKYVDGMGDAAEVVIPKEASVSAPYAMSLVKNAPNSDAAQLWLNLVMSDVGQALFAQGYVRPAVPGVPLSPEIRAKMPDAPQVHPLDVVKAAAKKAEVDQLWAQAALAK is encoded by the coding sequence ATGGTTGCAGGGTTTCGTCTTGTGTCGCACGTGCGCCGTGCGGCCGGATTCGTTTGCGCATTGACGCTGCTGGGCGGCGCGTGCAGCGCGCAGGCCGCGCCGCTGTATCCCGGCGAGGACGCGTTGTATGAGAAGGCCGCTGACGAAGGACTCGTCGTTTCGTTCGACACCGGTCCGGAATGGGCCAACTGGAAGTCGCTGTTCGCCGAGTTCAGGAAGCGCTATCCGAAGGTCGAGATCACCTACAACGACATCGGCTCGGCCGCGACCGTGGTCGCCCTCGACAAGGCCCGCCGCCGCCCGCAGGCCGACACTGCCTACTACTTTGCCGCGTCGGCGCTCGACGCGGTCAACAAGGATGTCGTCGCGCCGTTCAAGCCGTTGAACTTCGACAGGTTGCCGCCGGTATTCCGCGACCCCGACGGCCGCTGGTTCACGGTCCATTCGCTGAATATCGCGCTGCTTGTCAACCGCAAGCTGGTCAAGGATGTGCCGACCGGCTGGGCCGACCTGCTCAAGCCGGAATACCGCAACTCGGTGGTCTATCTCGACCCGCGTTCGACGGGCCAGGGGCAAGTCGACGTCTTCGCCGCCGCCTATGCATTCGGCGGCAGCGTCGACAATCCGAAGCCGGGCGCCGACTTCTTCGGCAAGCTGCGCGAAGCCGGTAACGTGATGCGCGTCGAGGGCACCACGCCGTACGCGAAGTTCCTCAAAGGCGAAATTCCGATCCTGATCGGCTACGAGAACGACGGGCTGAAAGCGAAATACGTCGACGGCATGGGCGACGCGGCCGAGGTGGTGATTCCGAAGGAGGCCAGCGTATCGGCGCCGTATGCGATGAGCCTGGTAAAGAACGCACCGAATTCCGATGCGGCGCAACTCTGGTTGAACCTGGTGATGAGCGACGTCGGTCAGGCGTTGTTTGCGCAAGGCTATGTGCGTCCGGCCGTGCCGGGTGTGCCGCTCTCGCCGGAGATCCGCGCGAAGATGCCCGATGCACCGCAAGTGCATCCGCTCGATGTGGTCAAGGCCGCCGCGAAGAAGGCCGAGGTGGACCAGTTGTGGGCGCAGGCTGCGCTCGCGAAGTAA
- a CDS encoding ABC transporter permease, translating into MDASSTHGADDNAGLVRRFGAVPAGLVLALFFALPLGALMVSAADDRGSAFVRLVRDPLVSSALANSLVLAVSAGTVSLAVGVPLAMALAAQAPGRRRWLLALLGVPLAFSGLVIAYGFILAFGRAGFVTSLLAGMGADPASVGSLIYTSAGLVLAYAYYLIPRVALMVYPAIANLDRRPLEAALTLGASPLRALFDVALRELWPSIAAAWCLVTSIALGTYGTALALAGTQINILPLLMYLKLSDGQTDFPLAAALSLVLMAVCTCVLALGECLARQRRD; encoded by the coding sequence ATGGATGCATCGTCAACCCACGGCGCCGACGACAACGCCGGCCTCGTGAGACGCTTCGGCGCTGTGCCGGCCGGGCTCGTTCTCGCGTTGTTTTTCGCGCTGCCACTGGGCGCGCTGATGGTATCGGCGGCGGACGATCGCGGTTCGGCTTTCGTGCGGCTCGTCCGGGATCCGCTGGTGTCGAGCGCGCTGGCGAATTCGCTGGTGCTGGCGGTGAGCGCCGGCACCGTCTCGCTGGCGGTGGGGGTGCCGCTTGCCATGGCGCTGGCTGCGCAAGCGCCCGGCCGCCGCCGCTGGTTGCTCGCGCTGCTCGGCGTGCCGCTGGCGTTCTCCGGGCTCGTGATCGCTTACGGTTTCATTCTCGCTTTCGGCCGCGCTGGATTTGTCACGAGCCTTCTCGCAGGCATGGGCGCGGATCCCGCTAGCGTGGGATCGCTGATCTACACGAGCGCAGGGCTGGTGCTGGCTTACGCGTACTACCTGATCCCGCGTGTGGCGCTGATGGTGTATCCGGCTATCGCCAACCTGGACCGCCGGCCGCTCGAAGCCGCGTTGACCTTGGGCGCTTCGCCGCTGCGGGCGTTGTTCGATGTGGCGCTGCGCGAGCTTTGGCCTTCGATCGCGGCCGCCTGGTGTCTCGTCACTTCGATCGCGCTCGGCACCTACGGGACGGCGCTCGCGCTAGCCGGCACGCAGATCAATATTTTGCCGCTCCTGATGTATCTGAAGCTGTCCGATGGACAGACCGATTTTCCACTGGCCGCAGCGCTGTCGCTCGTGCTGATGGCCGTTTGTACCTGTGTCCTTGCGCTGGGGGAATGCCTTGCACGGCAACGAAGAGATTGA
- a CDS encoding LOG family protein, producing MHGNEEIDWSHHAYLALQKLAARQTSARRHVTPVGLIGPREATAEQLSSARSLAYALAGAGMALLCGGKGGVMEAAACGAKAAGGVVIGLLPEDDAAEANPYLTVALPTGLGITRNALIARASVCLIAVGGGLGTLSEMALGLQWGKPVFTTCGAPHVPGVERFDDIDQLVVTVANWLASEGGTVTMND from the coding sequence TTGCACGGCAACGAAGAGATTGATTGGTCGCATCACGCGTATCTTGCGCTGCAAAAACTGGCCGCCCGTCAGACGAGTGCGAGACGCCATGTCACGCCGGTCGGCCTGATTGGTCCGCGCGAGGCGACTGCGGAGCAGTTGTCGTCGGCGCGAAGCCTGGCGTACGCATTGGCCGGTGCCGGCATGGCGCTTCTATGCGGCGGCAAAGGCGGCGTGATGGAAGCAGCCGCCTGCGGTGCAAAGGCAGCGGGCGGCGTGGTGATCGGTTTGTTGCCCGAAGACGATGCAGCTGAGGCAAACCCGTATCTGACCGTGGCGTTGCCGACCGGACTGGGCATCACCCGTAACGCGTTGATTGCGCGTGCCTCGGTGTGCCTGATTGCGGTGGGCGGCGGACTGGGCACGCTCTCCGAGATGGCGTTGGGCCTGCAGTGGGGCAAGCCGGTGTTCACCACATGCGGCGCCCCACATGTGCCAGGCGTCGAACGGTTCGACGACATCGATCAGCTTGTCGTGACGGTCGCGAACTGGCTCGCCTCGGAGGGCGGGACCGTCACCATGAACGATTGA
- a CDS encoding porin produces MKKSLFALVTLNGLCAAAHAQSSVTLYGIVDAGLGYTSNQAVVQTAGKAGTPAVLVGKSNYAFASGTWYGSRWGLKGKEDLGDGLAAIFQLENGFNIGTGQLGQSSREFGRQAFVGLSSTKFGTLTMGRQYDPIVDFVGSIGPTSFLSGMAAHPGDLDNIDNQSRENNSFKYVTPSFRGLQLGALYGFGNQAGSLKNQSTWSLGGQYTNGPFALGAAYLQANNTYGPTGGTWTSSYDGTFSSSINQGFATAQNMQIVAASSSYLVGPVTLGLSYSNTQYKASSFSLFKGKETFNSAGATASWQIDPELRVAVGYDYTAGSSIEGQSAPKYNQFNLSSFYFLSKSTSLYAMVGYQKASGKTLDQYGNVVNATASIGDVANGISSAGDTQTLVRVGVRHNF; encoded by the coding sequence ATTAAAAAGTCGCTTTTCGCTCTCGTCACCCTGAACGGTTTGTGTGCCGCAGCCCACGCGCAGAGTAGCGTCACCTTGTACGGCATCGTCGATGCCGGTCTGGGCTACACCAGCAATCAGGCCGTCGTCCAGACGGCGGGTAAGGCCGGCACGCCCGCCGTGCTGGTCGGCAAGTCGAACTACGCCTTCGCGAGCGGTACGTGGTACGGCAGCCGCTGGGGCCTGAAGGGCAAGGAAGATCTGGGCGACGGCCTGGCCGCGATCTTCCAGCTCGAAAACGGCTTTAACATCGGCACCGGCCAGTTGGGGCAGAGCAGCCGCGAATTCGGCCGGCAGGCATTTGTGGGCCTTTCCAGCACGAAGTTCGGCACGCTGACGATGGGCCGCCAGTACGACCCGATCGTCGACTTCGTCGGCTCGATTGGACCGACCAGCTTTCTGAGCGGCATGGCCGCGCACCCGGGCGACCTCGACAACATCGACAACCAGTCGCGCGAGAACAACTCGTTCAAGTACGTGACTCCGTCGTTCCGCGGCCTGCAACTGGGCGCTCTGTACGGCTTCGGCAATCAGGCGGGCAGCCTGAAGAACCAGAGCACGTGGAGCCTGGGTGGCCAGTACACGAACGGCCCGTTCGCGCTCGGCGCGGCGTATCTGCAGGCGAACAACACCTATGGCCCGACGGGCGGTACGTGGACCAGTTCGTATGACGGCACCTTCTCGTCGTCGATCAATCAGGGCTTTGCGACGGCGCAGAACATGCAGATCGTCGCCGCGTCGAGCTCGTACCTGGTCGGTCCGGTGACCCTCGGCCTGTCCTATAGCAACACGCAGTACAAGGCGAGCAGCTTCTCGCTGTTCAAGGGCAAGGAGACGTTCAATTCGGCAGGGGCGACGGCATCGTGGCAGATCGATCCGGAACTGCGTGTCGCCGTGGGCTACGACTACACCGCGGGCAGCTCGATCGAAGGCCAGTCGGCTCCGAAGTACAACCAGTTCAATCTGTCGTCGTTCTACTTCCTGTCCAAGAGCACCTCGCTCTACGCCATGGTCGGCTATCAGAAGGCCAGCGGCAAGACGCTTGACCAGTACGGCAACGTGGTGAACGCCACCGCGTCGATCGGCGACGTGGCGAACGGCATCTCGTCAGCGGGCGATACGCAGACGCTCGTGCGCGTCGGTGTCCGCCACAACTTCTAG
- a CDS encoding LysR family transcriptional regulator, protein MRNLTRSDLTELNVFLSLTRSRSFRVSSLELDVSSSAISHSLRNLENRLGVKLMNRTSRSVVPTVLGETLAKQLEVGFESIGTALDALEQHRNFPVGRLRLNIPYDASVLLLHPVLAGFVTAYPSIDLDIAVDDRIVDIVADGFDAGIRYGNSVPRDMVAVPLTQPLRWVVVGSPAYLARRGRPLRPADLRSHACVRMRLGDKTLYKWELEKGNEFERIDVPGPICVNNTQSVLNAVTNGIGLGYCLERHARDFVRTGQLEIVLADWAALGEPLMMYYTSRRQPAPGLKQLIETIQTAEGVN, encoded by the coding sequence ATGCGCAATTTGACCCGTTCCGATCTGACGGAATTAAATGTCTTTTTAAGTTTGACACGGTCCCGAAGCTTTCGGGTCTCGTCGCTCGAACTGGACGTGTCCTCTTCCGCGATCAGCCACTCCCTTCGCAATCTGGAGAACCGGCTGGGGGTCAAACTGATGAACCGGACCAGCCGCTCGGTCGTCCCCACCGTGTTGGGCGAAACGCTCGCCAAGCAACTGGAGGTAGGCTTTGAATCGATCGGTACGGCGCTCGATGCGCTTGAACAGCATCGTAACTTCCCGGTTGGACGCTTGCGCCTCAACATTCCCTACGATGCGTCCGTGCTGTTATTGCACCCGGTTCTGGCCGGGTTTGTGACCGCCTATCCGTCAATCGATCTCGACATCGCCGTCGACGACCGCATTGTGGATATCGTCGCGGACGGCTTCGACGCGGGCATCCGCTATGGCAACTCCGTGCCGCGCGACATGGTCGCCGTGCCGCTCACGCAACCGCTGCGCTGGGTCGTGGTGGGGTCTCCCGCCTACCTGGCGCGACGCGGACGCCCGCTGCGGCCGGCGGACCTGCGCAGCCACGCCTGCGTACGCATGCGCCTAGGCGACAAGACGCTGTATAAATGGGAGCTTGAGAAAGGCAACGAGTTCGAGAGGATCGACGTGCCGGGACCGATTTGCGTCAACAACACGCAATCGGTCCTGAACGCTGTGACGAACGGCATCGGCCTCGGCTATTGTCTCGAACGGCACGCGCGGGATTTTGTCCGCACCGGACAGCTCGAAATCGTCCTGGCCGATTGGGCCGCGCTCGGCGAGCCGCTGATGATGTACTACACAAGCCGCCGGCAGCCCGCGCCAGGACTCAAGCAGTTGATCGAGACGATCCAGACGGCTGAAGGCGTCAATTGA
- a CDS encoding alginate lyase family protein has translation MLVISACLILTCSIVRAVEAGAPVAPAVYTLDPASLAFAKQRIQAGDPALLPAYRQLIRDAGEALVATPFTVTAKGVTPPSGDKHDYLSMAPYWWPDPSKHNGLPYVRRDGRINPATKNDETDSKRIAQFSQAVGDLGTAYYLSGDERYAQRAALLLRTWFLDPATRMNPNLNYGQAVMGVAHGRGTGIIDTRYFWQIVDAIGLIAPSGQLSEVDRAGLRQWFADYTQWLLTSPAGHDEAAARNNHGSYFDEQVIDYALFTGDRPLAGQYLQKVLTARLDTQIAADGRQPLELERTRSFHYSTFNLLALFRIARYGEQLGVDVWHYPNASRPALRIANAYLAAYAADPSSWPYKDIEGVSLADYLPLMLMAERVYGAGTEAAALRQQMQDRLPTARDWLWWPGVGLNAPESQPTGAASQG, from the coding sequence ATGCTGGTGATATCCGCATGTCTCATCCTTACGTGTTCGATCGTGCGCGCGGTTGAAGCCGGCGCGCCTGTGGCGCCCGCGGTCTACACGCTCGATCCGGCATCCCTTGCATTCGCGAAGCAGCGCATCCAGGCGGGCGACCCGGCGTTACTGCCGGCGTATCGGCAGCTCATTCGCGACGCCGGCGAGGCGCTCGTCGCCACGCCGTTTACGGTCACGGCCAAAGGCGTGACGCCGCCGAGCGGCGACAAGCACGACTATCTGAGCATGGCGCCGTACTGGTGGCCCGATCCGTCCAAACACAACGGTCTTCCGTATGTGCGACGCGACGGCCGGATCAACCCGGCAACCAAGAACGACGAGACCGACTCGAAGCGCATCGCGCAGTTTTCGCAAGCGGTGGGCGATCTCGGCACGGCCTACTACCTGTCCGGCGACGAGCGTTACGCGCAGCGCGCGGCGCTTCTGTTGCGCACGTGGTTTCTCGACCCCGCCACGCGGATGAATCCCAATCTGAACTACGGGCAGGCTGTGATGGGCGTGGCGCACGGGCGCGGTACCGGCATTATCGATACCCGTTATTTCTGGCAGATCGTCGATGCGATTGGCTTGATCGCACCCTCAGGTCAACTAAGCGAAGTGGACAGGGCGGGCTTGCGTCAATGGTTCGCCGACTATACGCAATGGCTGCTGACCAGTCCGGCCGGTCACGACGAAGCCGCCGCGCGCAACAACCACGGCTCGTACTTCGACGAGCAGGTGATCGACTATGCCTTGTTCACGGGCGATCGCCCGCTGGCTGGGCAATATTTGCAGAAGGTGCTCACCGCGCGCCTCGATACGCAGATCGCGGCGGATGGCCGGCAGCCGCTCGAGCTCGAACGCACGCGGTCGTTTCACTACAGCACCTTCAATTTGCTGGCGCTGTTTCGAATTGCCCGCTATGGCGAGCAACTCGGCGTAGACGTCTGGCATTACCCGAATGCGAGCCGCCCGGCGTTACGCATCGCGAATGCCTACCTCGCGGCGTATGCAGCGGATCCATCGAGCTGGCCGTACAAGGACATTGAGGGCGTGAGTCTCGCAGACTATCTGCCCCTGATGCTGATGGCCGAACGTGTCTACGGCGCCGGTACGGAGGCCGCCGCACTTCGGCAGCAAATGCAGGACCGCTTGCCCACCGCGCGTGACTGGCTCTGGTGGCCGGGTGTTGGTTTGAATGCGCCGGAATCTCAGCCGACTGGCGCTGCGTCGCAAGGCTGA
- a CDS encoding cytochrome c oxidase assembly protein, whose translation MSLISLLDPWEPSFALVAVFVAVAVLFARGSRRVRISLARQVAFWVGLGLFYIALHTRLDYYAEHQFFVHRLQHLVLHHLAPLILMAAYPGSALRAGLPLRWRSALRRWQRTRPARIAAAVVLNPAFISAAFVVSVVFWLIPSVQFVAMLDWRIYTFMNWSVAVSGLLYWWMLLDHRPSPPSRTRPGLRVLSPVITMTPQILVGAIITFSSRDLYPIFTLCGRAFTSVPASLDQSLGGLIMWVPAGVLEAIGAMMALRHLMRLSTLPSRVPPKARRGGAQAAKFESIVPPAAAVPKERL comes from the coding sequence ATGTCGCTGATTAGTCTGCTTGATCCGTGGGAGCCGTCGTTCGCGCTCGTCGCCGTTTTCGTCGCCGTTGCGGTGCTGTTCGCGCGCGGTTCGCGCCGCGTTCGCATCAGCCTTGCGCGGCAGGTGGCGTTCTGGGTCGGCCTCGGGCTGTTCTATATCGCGCTGCATACGCGGCTCGATTACTACGCCGAGCACCAGTTCTTCGTCCATCGGCTCCAGCATCTGGTGCTGCACCACCTGGCGCCGCTGATCCTGATGGCGGCCTATCCGGGCAGTGCGCTGCGCGCCGGCTTGCCGTTGCGCTGGCGCAGCGCGCTGCGGCGCTGGCAACGGACGCGGCCCGCGCGTATCGCGGCGGCGGTCGTGCTGAATCCGGCCTTTATTTCGGCGGCCTTCGTCGTGTCGGTGGTCTTCTGGCTGATTCCGTCCGTCCAGTTCGTCGCAATGCTCGACTGGCGCATCTACACGTTCATGAACTGGTCGGTGGCCGTCAGCGGCCTGCTGTACTGGTGGATGCTGCTCGACCATCGGCCCAGTCCGCCGAGCCGCACCCGGCCGGGCCTGCGCGTGCTCTCGCCGGTCATCACCATGACGCCGCAGATTCTGGTGGGCGCCATCATCACGTTCTCCTCGCGTGACCTCTATCCGATCTTCACGTTATGCGGCCGCGCGTTCACGTCGGTGCCGGCCTCGCTGGATCAGAGCCTGGGTGGCCTGATCATGTGGGTGCCGGCCGGCGTGCTCGAAGCGATCGGCGCCATGATGGCGTTGCGCCATCTGATGCGCCTGTCCACCTTGCCGTCGCGTGTGCCGCCGAAGGCGAGGCGGGGTGGGGCGCAGGCTGCGAAATTCGAATCCATCGTGCCGCCGGCGGCAGCCGTCCCGAAGGAGCGGCTGTGA
- a CDS encoding methyl-accepting chemotaxis protein yields MFNNLSVRTGLTLATGIFVLLVLAVGACAFTSLASTNEALSHMYQHDMTATNALSRSSELLLRCRSAKNRYESLTGQQKDDDAARQLQLATTYCSESQKQWDAFLAVPVSPDAQSLVNDAADKHAAMMSKGIMPEFDALKAKDFDAYHRIQLQFSSPLYNEFDKLSQPLLDYAVSRAAQRFADAQARAHVMNLVLVACALLAVAIGIFVRRALTRVVVEPINEMAQDFERMSKGDLQSDIVARGTNEIGQLQGALRRMQMELAGTVRHIRASTESITVAASEIASGNADLSARTEQQAASLQETAASMEQITGTVKQNADNARQASAFALNASEIAGQGSAVVNNVIGTMDEINQSSAKIADIITIIEGIAFQTNILALNAAVEAARAGEDGRGFAVVAGEVRSLAQRSSAAAKEIKALIDTSVNRVQAGASLVNQAGKTMSEITTAVQRVTDIMGEISAASEEQSGGIDQIARAVTQMDEVTQQNAALVEEAAAAAQSLEDQVKSLKQAVAIFRVDGHASARV; encoded by the coding sequence GTGTTCAATAATCTATCGGTCAGAACGGGTCTGACTCTCGCCACCGGCATCTTTGTGCTGCTGGTACTGGCGGTCGGCGCCTGTGCCTTTACGTCGCTCGCCTCGACCAACGAAGCGCTCAGCCACATGTATCAGCACGACATGACGGCTACCAATGCGCTGTCGCGCAGCTCCGAACTGCTGCTGCGCTGCCGCTCCGCGAAGAATCGCTACGAATCGCTCACAGGCCAGCAAAAGGATGACGACGCGGCGCGGCAACTGCAACTCGCCACCACCTACTGCAGCGAATCGCAGAAGCAATGGGACGCCTTTCTGGCGGTGCCAGTTTCGCCGGACGCGCAATCGCTCGTCAACGACGCAGCGGACAAGCACGCCGCCATGATGAGCAAGGGCATCATGCCGGAGTTCGATGCCCTCAAGGCCAAGGACTTCGACGCTTATCACCGGATCCAGCTGCAGTTCAGCAGCCCGCTCTATAACGAATTCGACAAGCTGTCCCAACCGCTGCTCGACTATGCCGTCTCGCGCGCGGCACAGCGCTTCGCCGATGCACAGGCGCGCGCGCATGTGATGAATCTGGTGCTTGTGGCGTGTGCGCTGCTGGCGGTGGCGATCGGCATCTTCGTGCGCCGGGCGCTCACGCGCGTGGTGGTGGAGCCGATCAACGAAATGGCGCAGGACTTCGAGCGCATGTCGAAGGGCGATCTGCAAAGCGACATCGTCGCGCGCGGCACCAACGAAATCGGCCAGTTGCAAGGCGCCTTGCGCCGCATGCAGATGGAACTCGCAGGCACCGTGCGCCATATCCGCGCATCCACCGAATCGATCACCGTCGCGGCAAGCGAGATTGCCTCGGGCAATGCCGACCTGTCGGCGCGAACCGAGCAACAGGCGGCCTCGCTGCAGGAAACGGCGGCGAGCATGGAACAGATCACCGGCACGGTCAAACAGAACGCCGACAACGCGCGTCAGGCGAGTGCCTTTGCGCTCAACGCATCGGAGATTGCGGGCCAGGGCAGCGCCGTGGTGAACAACGTGATCGGCACGATGGACGAGATCAACCAGAGCTCGGCGAAGATCGCCGACATCATCACGATCATCGAAGGCATTGCGTTCCAGACCAATATTCTCGCGCTCAATGCAGCCGTCGAAGCGGCGCGCGCAGGCGAGGATGGTCGAGGCTTTGCCGTGGTTGCGGGCGAGGTGCGCAGCCTCGCGCAACGTTCGTCGGCAGCGGCCAAGGAGATCAAGGCGCTGATCGACACGTCCGTGAACCGCGTGCAAGCCGGTGCAAGCCTCGTAAATCAGGCCGGCAAGACGATGAGCGAGATCACGACCGCGGTACAGCGCGTGACCGACATCATGGGCGAAATCTCAGCGGCATCCGAAGAGCAGAGCGGCGGGATCGACCAGATCGCACGCGCGGTCACCCAGATGGACGAAGTGACGCAACAGAATGCCGCGCTCGTTGAAGAAGCCGCGGCGGCGGCGCAATCGCTGGAAGATCAGGTGAAGTCGTTGAAGCAGGCGGTGGCGATCTTCCGCGTGGATGGGCATGCGTCGGCGAGGGTGTGA
- a CDS encoding amidohydrolase family protein translates to MTFSHGTTALHTAQPITGIDSHAHVFVRGLPLASGRRYAPSYDATLDDYRKMLASLGLSHGVLVQPSFLGTDNGFLLSCLAAHPGQLRGIVVVDPARDLGEIDAWHARGVVGVRANLIGKALPDFGNPLWAPFLERMTALDWHLEVQIEAARLPDIAPALLNSGVRIVVDHFGRFDPALGLADPGFASLLSLGATRRVWVKISAAYRVSPDPRDPDAALAIAARAWPALLREFGVDRLVWGTDWPHTQFEDVQNARLVRDHLGAFVNQPDQLRAVLIDTPASLFQFV, encoded by the coding sequence ATGACCTTCTCTCACGGTACGACCGCCCTTCACACCGCACAGCCGATCACCGGCATCGACAGCCACGCGCATGTATTCGTGCGCGGTCTTCCGCTTGCGTCGGGACGCCGCTATGCGCCGTCCTACGATGCGACGCTCGACGACTATCGCAAGATGCTCGCGAGCCTCGGGCTATCGCACGGCGTTCTGGTCCAGCCGAGCTTCCTCGGCACCGACAATGGCTTCCTGCTGTCCTGTCTCGCTGCGCATCCCGGGCAGTTGCGCGGCATCGTCGTCGTGGATCCCGCCCGCGATCTCGGTGAGATCGACGCGTGGCATGCCCGTGGTGTGGTCGGCGTGCGCGCCAATCTGATCGGCAAGGCCTTACCCGACTTCGGCAATCCGCTCTGGGCGCCGTTTCTCGAACGCATGACGGCGCTGGACTGGCATCTCGAAGTGCAGATCGAAGCGGCCCGCCTGCCTGACATCGCACCGGCTTTGCTCAATAGCGGGGTGCGTATTGTCGTCGATCACTTTGGACGCTTCGACCCCGCGCTCGGCCTCGCCGATCCAGGCTTTGCCAGCCTGCTCTCGCTAGGCGCCACGCGGCGTGTGTGGGTGAAAATATCGGCGGCGTACCGCGTGAGTCCGGATCCGCGCGATCCGGACGCAGCGCTCGCGATCGCCGCCCGTGCATGGCCGGCATTGCTTCGCGAATTCGGCGTGGATCGTCTGGTGTGGGGAACGGACTGGCCGCATACGCAGTTCGAAGACGTCCAGAACGCGCGCCTCGTCCGCGATCATCTGGGCGCCTTCGTGAACCAACCCGATCAGTTGCGTGCCGTGCTGATCGATACACCGGCCTCGCTCTTTCAGTTTGTTTGA